A region of Lycium barbarum isolate Lr01 chromosome 3, ASM1917538v2, whole genome shotgun sequence DNA encodes the following proteins:
- the LOC132634012 gene encoding dehydration-responsive element-binding protein 1A-like, with amino-acid sequence MDIFRSYYSDPLSDSSSTSDTSSSPSRANLTEYSSVMLASKNPKKPSGRKKFQETRHPVYRGVRKRNSGKWVCEVREPNSKSRIWLGTYPTVEMAARAHDVAALALRGHSACLNFADSTWRLPIPTSADSKDIQKAAVEAAEAFRPLEGISGESGSTPETPESTVSGESDNTPEMSESIVSGESSSAPKTSESTVSGESDSTRETTESKFFMNEEALESRFFMDEEALFYMPGLITYMAEGLMLPPPQCAEVGDHVEVDSYMPLWSYSF; translated from the coding sequence ATGGATATTTTTCGAAGCTATTATTCGGACCCACTTAGTGACTCATCATCAACATCTGATACCAGCAGCTCCCCTAGTAGAGCTAATCTTACTGAATATTCGTCAGTTATGTTAGCTTCAAAAAACCCCAAGAAGCCATCCGGGAGAAAGAAGTTTCAGGAAACTCGTCATCCAGTATATAGGGGAGTCAGGAAGAGGAATTCAGGCAAGTGGGTTTGTGAAGTCAGAGAACCCAATTCAAAATCAAGGATTTGGCTTGGCACTTACCCAACCGTGGAAATGGCGGCTAGAGCTCATGACGTGGCGGCTTTAGCATTAAGGGGTCATTCTGCTTGCTTGAACTTTGCCGACTCTACTTGGAGGTTGCCTATCCCCACTTCCGCCGACTCCAAGGATATTCAGAAGGCAGCTGTTGAGGCCGCCGAAGCCTTCCGACCATTGGAAGGAATTTCAGGAGAATCTGGCAGTACTCCTGAAACGCCAGAGAGTACAGTTTCAGGAGAATCTGACAATACTCCTGAAATGTCTGAGAGTATAGTTTCAGGAGAATCTAGCAGTGCTCCTAAAACGTCTGAGAGTACAGTTTCTGGAGAATCTGACAGTACTCGTGAAACGACTGAGAGTAAATTTTTTATGAATGAGGAAGCACTAGAGAGTAGGTTCTTTATGGATGAGGAAGCGCTCTTCTACATGCCCGGATTAATTACTTATATGGCAGAAGGACTAATGCTACCTCCACCTCAATGTGCAGAAGTTGGAGATCATGTGGAAGTTGATAGTTACATGCCTCTATGGAGTTATTCTTTCTAA